The genomic window AATAAAAAGTGGCTTTTTGAAAATAACAGCAATGAGCATTATAGTGATATTGAAATTAAAACGTTTATTTCGAATTTTGTACACAATCAAATTGATGCATTTTTTATAAATACTTTTATGTATATAGAAGCACATATTAGATTAATTGCAAAATATTACGAAAATTCAAATAATAAAATTTTGAATTTTAAAATTTCTCAAACATTTGAAAACTTAACTAATAACAATAAAATTCAATTGTTTGAAAATATCAGCGAAGAAAACAAATTGTTATTCAAATTTTATCTTTCATTAAGAAATACTATACACACCGGACATTTTCACACTTGGGACTATGATTTTTTTATCATAAATGATAAATCTTCAATTATTGATAAAACTGAAAAAAAATTAGAACTACATAAAAATAAATATGTTGAAATTAATCCCTTCGAGAAACTTCTATTGATTGAACAAATAATAAAATTAATTTTAAAAATTAATTCCAAAATACCAAACAACACAATAATTGAGCATAGTTATGTTGATATTGGATATAATGAATAATTAAAAAATGGAGGAAAAAGACAATAAAATTCCCGTTGAGCATCAACAAATTGTTTTGGAACGAATAGAAAAATCAAAGACGAATCCAGAAAGACTTTTAGATTGGGATGAAGTTTCTAAAAATTTATAATTTTTGAAATGTATCTTTGAGACATTATCCACAAACATTTAACTCATAAAATGCTCGACGAAACCCCAAAACGATTTGACCGCATTGTTGCTATTTTGATCCAATTGCAATCCAAAAAAATTGTAAAAGCACAGGAATTGGCGAATCGTTTTGATGTCAGCTTGCGGACTATTTATCGTGACATTCGTACTTTGGAAGCTTCAGGAGTTCCTATTTACAGTGAAGCTGGCGTTGGTTATGCCTTAATGGACGGCTACCGATTACCGCCTGTAATGTTTACCCGAGAGGAAGCCAGCAGTTTTATTGCTGCAGAAAAATTAATGCAGAAATTCACTGATGCGACTCTAGGAAATCATTATGCTTCGGCGATGTACAAACTAAAAGCTGTACTTCGAAGCGATGATAAAGATTGGGTTTCCAGCATTGAATCGAGCGTTTTGATGCAATCTTCCGAAAAGCTTTTCAATGATAAATCACCGAATACTTTGTCCACTCTTTTTGAAAGTATAGCCGAAAAAACACAAGTTATTCTTTCGTATGAAGCGATTCAATCGGATGGAATTACGGTGCGAAATATTGAACCTGTTGGGGTTTTTCACGACAACAACAATTGGTATATGTTGGGTTATTGCCATTTACGAAAAGATTATCGACAATTTCGAGCAGATCGGGTTCACGGAATTGAAAAAACGGAAATTCCTTTCTCTATAGAACACGATGCTTTGGAAACTTATTTGGATAAAAACAAAAATGTTCCAACAACCAAAATCCGGATTCTAGTAGATAAAAAAATTGCCAACTATCTGGCATACGAACGAAAATACCACGGCTTTGTTTCTGAAAAAATAATAGACGACAAAATCGAAATGACTTTTATGTCTTGTGATACACTGGAAGGATTTTCGCGCTGGTATCTGATGTTTGGAGATTACGCCACCATATTGGAACCTGAAAGTTTAAAAACCAGAATTCTGGAATTATTAGAAATAAACAAACAACGACTTTTATAAAACATTGTTTCTATTTATAAACCATTAAGACATTAAGTTTTTATACTTAATTTTCTTAATGTCTTAATGGTAAATTCAAACCCGTTGGGTGTAATTTCATTTAGTTTTTTTAACACATAGAAACATAGTTTTTATTAACTTTAAAGTCGTTTCACTTTATTAAAGAATCATAGCTATGTGTACCGATAAATCGGCTATATAACTCTTTTTTCTATGATTCTATGCGTTTCAAATTTTACAATTTCTAAAGATTTAATAATTACACCCAACGGCTTAAATTCAAATGTTATCTTTCCCAGAAAAAAGGAGGTGTAATTCCTAACGCACGCAAATACACATATCCCTGACCTCGATGATGTACTTCGTTATCAATGAAATATAGAATATTATGAATAATCGGGAATTCGTATTGACCAAACAAATTAAAGGTTTCGTTAAAATCTTCTATTGTTAATTTCTCCCAATGCTGATTGATTTCTGCTGTAGCTTCATCCCATTTCTCTAGGTATTGCGCTTTGAAAATCAATTTTTCTGCTCTTTCTTCATTATAAGGCTGAATTTCTCGATTTACAATCCCTTTCAAAGCAGGTGCGCCAATAGCCAGAAGTTCATCTATCAATTTTGCAAAAGGACGCATCCCGCCAATGGAGAATTCAAAGAAATCTTTTTCAGGAAATGATTCAATTACACGACGGGTTAAGGCGCGATGCCCTTGCCAGTGTTTCAATAAATCTTCAGGAGTAATAACTTGTTGCGCTAATGTTTTCATAAT from Flavobacterium eburneipallidum includes these protein-coding regions:
- a CDS encoding helix-turn-helix transcriptional regulator produces the protein MLDETPKRFDRIVAILIQLQSKKIVKAQELANRFDVSLRTIYRDIRTLEASGVPIYSEAGVGYALMDGYRLPPVMFTREEASSFIAAEKLMQKFTDATLGNHYASAMYKLKAVLRSDDKDWVSSIESSVLMQSSEKLFNDKSPNTLSTLFESIAEKTQVILSYEAIQSDGITVRNIEPVGVFHDNNNWYMLGYCHLRKDYRQFRADRVHGIEKTEIPFSIEHDALETYLDKNKNVPTTKIRILVDKKIANYLAYERKYHGFVSEKIIDDKIEMTFMSCDTLEGFSRWYLMFGDYATILEPESLKTRILELLEINKQRLL
- a CDS encoding DinB family protein, with translation MKTLAQQVITPEDLLKHWQGHRALTRRVIESFPEKDFFEFSIGGMRPFAKLIDELLAIGAPALKGIVNREIQPYNEERAEKLIFKAQYLEKWDEATAEINQHWEKLTIEDFNETFNLFGQYEFPIIHNILYFIDNEVHHRGQGYVYLRALGITPPFFWER